The genomic window CTATAAAGAGTGCAGAAGTGATAGCTTATCCAGATCTTGGAACAGAAGCTGTGAGAAAATTGAAGGTAGAAGGGTTACCAGCTATTGTTGTAAATGATATGTATGGAAATGATTTATATGAACAAGGAAGAAAAGAATATGAAATTAAGTAATAAATAAAGTCTATGTTTTAATAAATTGTTGATTTTGTCAATTTTAAAAATAATTCTAAATTTAATTAATATCACTAAAACTTCATAACTAGCATAATTCAAACAATTAAATTTCTTAATGTTAAATTAATTAAACTAAACAAGAATTGTAAATTTTCATTATAATGAACTCAACAATTTAAATTATAGAACTAAGAAGACTAAAGGAAGTTTTAAAAGAGTGTAAAAAAACAACACTATTTTAAAACAAAACCTAAATAAGAATAATTGATTTTAAATTTGAAAATATAAATTAAGGGGGAATCAAAATGCTATTTAGGATAGAAAGCGATTCAATAGGAGAAAAACAAGTGCCAAAATCTGCTTATTATGGAGTTCAAACATTAAGAGCTGCAGAAAATTTTAAAATTACAGGCTTAACTATACATCCACAGTTTATAATAGCATTGGCAGAAGTAAAAAAAGCAGCGGCAATAACTAATATGAATGTTGGACTTTTAGACAAGAGAATAGGAAATGCTATTATTGATGCTTGTAATGAAATAATAGAAGGAAATTTACATGAATATTTTATTACTGATCCAATTCAAGGTGGAGCTGGAACTTCCATGAACATGAACGCTAACGAGGTTATCGCTAATAGAGCTATAGAAATTTTAGGTGGAGAAAAAGGCGATTATAGTATAGTACATCCAAATGATCATGTGAACATGGGACAGTCTACTAATGATGTTATTCCAACCAGCGGTAAAATAACATCAGCAAAACTTTTAAATCCTTTACTTGAAAAATTAGCACAATTGTATCAGATTTTGAAAAAGAAATCTGAAGAATTTGATTATGTTATAAAAATGGGCAGAACTCAAATGCAAGATGCTGTTCCAATCAGATTAGGACAGGAATTTAATGCTTATTCAATGGCTATTAAAAGAGATATAAATCGTATTAAAGCTACATCCGAAAATTTATTAAGTGTAAATATGGGGGGAACAGCTATAGGAACTGGAATTAATGCTGATGAGAGATATGTTAAAAATATTGCTCTTGAATTAAGAAAAGTTACTGGACTACCAATAACTCAAGCAGAAGATCTTATAGATGGAACTCAAAACTTAGATTGCTATGTGGAGGTTTCTTCTGCACTCAAAACTTGTGCTGTTAATTTATCAAAAATGGCAAATGATTTTAGATTACTATCTTCTGGTCCAAGATGTGGTTTTGGCGAAATTAATCTTCCAGCAAAACAAAATGGATCATCAATAATGCCTGGAAAGGTTAATCCTGTTATACCAGAAGTAGTTAGTCAAGTTGCCTTTAATGTTATAGGAAATGATGTAACAATAACTATGGCTGCTGAAGCAGGTCAGCTAGAATTAAATGCATTTGAACCAGTATTATTCTATAAATTATTCCAATCTATAGATACTATTAAAAATGGTGTTGATACTTTCATTAACAATTGTATTAAAGATATAACTGCTAACGATAAACGATGCAAAGAGTTAGTTTACAATAGTGTTGGAATAATTACTGCTATCTGTCCACATGTTGGATATAAGAAAGCTGCCCAAATTGCTAAAAAAGCTATTAAAACAAATAGAGCAGTAACGGAAATTGCATTAGAAGAGGGAGTGTTAACTAAAGAAGAGATTGATACAATACTTGATGTATATAATATGACGGTTCCAGGAATATCAGGAGAAGAATTAATAAAAAATAAACTCTTAAAATTAGCTTAATTTATTATATACTCAACTTTCGCAGAACACAAATAGTATGAAACAGATATGAAATATATATAAACCATTTAAAATATAATTAGTAATTCTTGTTCTAAAAATGTAGTATTACGTTAAGAAAAAATCATGTTTGAGTATTAACGAGTTTGATTTTTTTAGTAATAATACATTTTTAGAACTTAGAATTATTTTGCGAAGTGAAGTGGTTTATAGCAATATATATTTTATATCTGTATTTATTTTTTTGCTGCGAAAGTTGAGTTATATACTATAAACGTGGAAAAATGCTAATAAATTTTTCAATAAGATCTCCATGCTAAATCTCTGAAAATATAGCATCTTTTGACAAAAAAATAATGTAATAATATAATTAAATAAATAGATGTTAATTGCTATGCAACATAAGGTTTGACTAGGAGGATATAGTATATGTCTTTAAAGGATATAAGTACATCTGTACAAGAAGTAGCAGAGGCTATAGCAGCAGTATTACATGTAGATGTTACTATTGTTGACAAAAATTTAATTAGAATAGCTGCTACTGGTAAATATAAAAATTGCATAGGTAAAAAGATACCTAAAAAATGTTTATTTGAATTTGTACTAAATGAAAAGAAACCTAAATATTCAGATAAATTTTATTCTAATTATATTTGCGAAAAGTGTTCTGCAAAAGATACCTGTACAGAGTTTTCAACTATAGGATATCCAATATTGAAAGATAATAAAGTAATAGGAATTATAGGAATAAACTCCTTTAAAAAAGAACAGGAGAAGATAATTAGAGAAAATTATGATTCTTTAATGATTTTCCTTGAAAAACTTAGTGAGGTTTTACTTGGAAATATGATTTATAGTGAAACTATAAATCAACTTAAAATCCAAACAAAAGAAACTAATCAAATAATAGATGGTTTAAGTTATGGAATTTTATGTGTTGATAGTAAAGGAATGATAAAATATATAAATAAAAAGGGTAAAAAAATTTTCGGTACTATTAAAGAAAATGTGATTAATCATTCGGTAAAAGAATTTATACCTAATGTGAATTTAGAATTAACTGGAGTTAAATATAATGCTGAGAAAATTAATGCAAATGGCAAAAAAATTGGATTAACAATTAAGAACAATCCTGTTATTTTTCAAGGGAAAAAAGTTAGTAGTATAATTGAGATTAATAAGACTAGTGATGAAGTCCGTGATGCATATAAGCTTATAGAAGGAGAAAAAATAGTAAAATTTGAAGATATAATAGGGGAAAGTAAAAGTATAAAGGATGTAAAACACATTTCAAAAAATATAGCTAAAAGTAATTCTACTATTATTTTAAGGGGAGAAAGTGGAACAGGAAAAGAAATTTTTGCAAGAGCAATACATTATGAAAGTGATAGATATAATGCGCCGTTTATTGCAATAAATTGTGCATCAATTCCAGATAATCTTCTTGAAAGTGAATTATTTGGTTATGAGGGCGGGGCGTTTTCTGGTGCTCGACGAGAAGGACAGATGGGAAAATTTGAACTAGCAAATGGTGGCACTTTATTTTTAGATGAAATTGGAGATATGCCACTTCACCTTCAGCCTAAAATTTTGAGAGCTCTTCAGGAACAGAGATTTAGAAGAATTGGTGGAAAAAAGGAAATCAATGTAAATGTTAGAATTATAGCTGCAACTAATAGAAATCTCGAAGATATGGTTAATAATGGAGAGTTTAGAGAAGATTTATATTATAGATTGAATGTAATCCCTATTTTTTTACCAAACCTAAAAGAAAGAGGACAAGATGTTCTTTTATTAAGTGAATATTTACTTAGAAAATTTTGCAATATACTTGAAAAAGAAAATAAGAGATTTTCTAATGAGCTTAAGGATATATTTATTAAATATAATTGGCCAGGAAATATAAGGGAACTTGAAAATGTTATAGAATACTTGGTTAATATAACAGAAGAAAAAATAATAACACCACAAAACTTGCCTGTTACAATGCAGCAAAAGCTTTATGGAGATAAAGTACAAAGTAAATTAAGTCTTAAAAGCAGAATAGAAAAATACGAAGCAAATATATTAATGGATATGATTAATATATATGGAAATGATGCTAAAGGTAAGAATAAGATAGTAGAAGAATTAGGAATAGAACTTTCTACTTTATATAGAAAACTAAAAAAATATAAATTATAAAATAAAAACCACATTTACAAATAAAAATTTTATTGTAAATGTGGTTTTTTATTTAGTATTGTAGATAATTTTAAAAGATAGAAAGTATTTGCAAAAATGAGAAAACGTTTGCAAAAATGCAAAAAACAATCAGAGTCAGTATATAGCTGAGCTAAGTGAATACTTTAACATTATAAAAATCAATTATTTTTGATTATTTTCAAAAATAGGGATAAATAAAAATGTCAAAATGGTGGAATTGTTATATCCACAATCATGGTATGGATTTTGCTTAAGATATAAACAGGGTTCTTGGTTTCAGATGGAAAGTTAGAAGCTGTTATCAAGGGTCGTGTCATTATTTATTTTAAACGTTTACTAGTAGACATGAAGATTTTTCAAAATTTAGTTAAAATAATAAGTTGAAAAGAAGGAAGTGTTAAAATGAAAAAGAAAAATGATATGGGATTAATTACTAAAATGATTATTGGTATAGTTATTGGTATATTATTAGGACTTAATGTGAGTGAAAAACCTATTATGGTTATATTAACTATTAAGGATATATTAGGTTCTATAATTTTCTTTACAGTTCCATTAGTTATATTTGGATTCATAACTCCTGCAATAACAAGTCTTAAAAATAATGCAAGCAAGATGCTAGGTGCTATGATGGGCATGAGTTATTTATCAGCAGTTGGTGCGGCAACTATGTCAGCTATTGCTGGATACATAATAATACCTCATCTTAATATTGCTAGTGAAGCAGCTAAGCTTCAAAAGTTACCGAAAGTTATATTTAAATTAGACATTGCTCCAATTATGCCTGTTATGACTGCATTGGTTTTAGCTATATTTACAGGAATAGCAGTAATATGGACAAAAGCAGAAATAATAGATAAAATTTTGAGCGAAATACAAGATATAGTACTTGCTATAGTTACTAGAATAGTAGTTCCTATTTTACCTGTTTTTATAGCAGCTACATTCAGTGAATTAGCTTATACTGGAAGTTTAACAAAGCAATTACCTGTATTCTTAAAAGTTATAGTTATAGTACTTATAGGACATTTTATATGGCTTACAATATTGTATTCACTTGCAGGAGCAATTTCAAAGAAAAATCCTTTAGAAGTAGCAAAACACTATTTACCAGCATATTTGACAGCAGTTGGAACAATGTCAAGTGCAGCAGCATTACCTGTTGCATTAAAATGTGCTCATAAATCTAAAGTTCTAGTACCAGAAGTAGTTGATTTTGCAATTCCACTTGGAGCTACCACTCATCTTTGTGGATCTGTTTTAACAGAAATGTTTTTCTGTATGACGATATCGAAAATTCTTTATGGTTCGGTGCCTTCACCAGGTACAGTTGCATTATTTATAGTTTTATTTGGTATATTCGCAGTAGGTGCACCAGGAGTTCCAGGAGGTACTGTTATGGCATCATTAGCAATTGTTACTGCTGTTCTTGGATTTGATCCATCAGGTGTAGGATTATTAATTGCAATATTTGCACTTCAAGATAGTTTTGGAACAGCATGTAATATTACTGGAGATGCAGCTTTAGCCTTAATGCTTAGAGGAATATTCTATGATAAAGATGGAAATCCTAAATCAAATAAAAATAAAGTTGAACAAGCTACCGTTTAATAAAAAAATAAATTTTGAATAGAAGGAGGATTTCTTATGTTATATTAAAAACTAATCTGTTTTTAAAAGATAAGAAATCCTTTTCAAATATTGATATATGACAATTTAGGAGGAGAAAGATCATGAAAAATAAAAATTGGGAAAAATATATTAAATTAATAAACAAGGAAGTAATACCTGCGATAGGATGTACAGAACCTATTGCTGTTGCTTATGCTGCAGCTAAGGCAAGAAAAATATTGAATAAAAAACCAGAAATAATAGATGTTTTTGTAAGTGGTAATATGCTAAAAAATGGAATGGGAGTAGGAGTACCTGGAACAGGAATGGTTGGATTAGATATTGCAGCGGCAACTGGAGCATTAGGTGGTACTGCTGATGCTGTATTAGAAGTTTTAAAAAGTATAACTGAAAAAGATGTTATTGAAGGTAAAAGAATGATGAAAGAAGGTAGAGTAAATGTTAAAGTTAAAGGAGATGTTGCTGACCTTTATATAGAAGTTATTTGTAGAAGTGGTAACGATAATGCTAGAGTAATTATTGAAGATACTCATATAAATATTGTTTTAGTGGAATTAAACAATAAAGTTTTATTTAAAAAAGATAGTAATGAAAATAAAGATAGTGTAAAAGAAGTTGTTTCAGAAGAAAATGATGATGATGTATATTTATCAGTTGATAGCGTTTATGATTTTGCTGTAAATGCACCTTTAGAAGATATAAAATTTATACGTGAAAAAGATAAATTAAATGAAGAAATATCTAAAGAAGGATTAAGTAATGATTACGGTCTTAAAGTTGGAAGAACTATTGAAAAATATATAAATAAAGGATTATTAGCAGACGATATCATAATTTCAGCGATAAAAAGAACAAGTGGTGGTGCTGATGCAAGAATGGCAGGATGTATGATGTCTGTTATGAGTAATTCAGGAAGTGGAAACCAAGGTATAACAGCATCTATGCCTGTAATAGCAGTTGGAGAAAAATTAGGTGCTAGTGAAGAAAAAATCACAAGAGCTTTAGCATTAAGTAATTTAATGGCAATTCATATTCACAATTATTTAAGTAGATTAGCAGCATTGTGTGGAGTTGTTGTAGCAGGTACAGCAGCTTCATGTGGAATAACATATCTTTTAGATGGAGATGTTGATGCTGTAAAAAGAGCTATAAATAATATGTTAGGAAATATTACTGGGCTTGTATGTGATGGAGCAAAGACTAGCTGTGCATTAAAAGTTTCAACAGCTGTAAATGCAGCAGTTATTTCTGCTATGTTAGCTATTGAAAATATTGGTATATCAGAAAAAGAAGGTATAATTGATAAAAATGTAGAAAATACAATCAGAAATGTAGGAAATATAGGTTCTTATGGAATGAAACAAACAGATAAAATGATGTTAGATATAATGGTTGCTAAACAAAAGGGAGAACAAAACATTGAGGAAACTGCATAATTAAAAACTAAAAACTAAAAACTGAAATGTAAGTTTATAGATTATACAATTCAATTATTCATACAGTACTTAAATTAACAGCTTATTTCTGATAACTTTTAAGCAGAAATAAGCTGTTAATAATATTATAATCTTGAAAATACTGAAATAGAGAAATCAAAGCCTAAAGTAAAATAAAAAATGATGGTAAATTGTTTTAGTAGGTGGTAATATATGATATAAAAAATTTAGTGAAAAATCTATATTTCAAATATAGGAGGAAATACTATGAGAAGTCTTTTATTAATTGGTGACAGCATTTCTTTAGGATATACTCCTTATCTAAAAAAAGAGCTTGAACCAAAATATAATTTGTGTAGGGTTGGGGATGTAGCAAAATCTCTTTTAAACCTAGAAGCTGCTGAATATTCAAATTGTGGAGATAGTGTCAAAGTTATTAATATCTTAAAAAATGAAATTGATAATGGTAATTATTATGATGCTTTACTTATTAATTGTGGTTTGCATGATATAAGAAGAACTCGTGAAACGTATCTAATACAAGTTTCAATAGACTCTTACAAAGAAAATCTAATTGAGATATTAAAATTATCAAAAATGATTTCAAACAAAGTAATATGGATAACAACAACTCCAGTAATAGATTCTATACATAATAATAGAGAGGTTGGATATTTAAGATATAATTCTGATGTAATTCAATACAATGAAGTAGCTAAAGCTATATTTAAAAAAGAAAGTTTAATAGATTTATATGACTATATTGATAAATGCAATTTATATAAATACTGCGATCATGTTCATTTTATTGATGAAGTTTATAGGCTGCAAGCTAAATTTATCTCTGAATTTTTACTTTTATAATTATATTGAATATTTTATATTAATAATCAGCTAGTATTGAAGCATTTTAAGAATAATAATAAAGAATTTCAAGACTTAAAAAGTACATAAAAAAGTTTTTGTATTGTTGAATAAAAGTTTTGAAATTAAATGAAATTGACATATTTTACTTTATGGTAATATAATACAATATAAGAATTAATGATCAGAAATCTTGGCTTTATATTTACATTTCCTTAGTGCTAAGCTATTTTAAAATCTTTATAGCTATATTTCAAGTATATTCGTAATTCGAAACGTGTTTCCAACTTTTACACTTATAGCAGTGCAATACTAAGCTACTAATAAAAAAATTCTTGGCTTTAGAGTGGGTTTTTATTACCTGTTGGAATAAGAGGGAAGTATTAGAGTGAGTGGTCATGAAATAAAATATTAGAAAGGAGTGATTATTATATGTTTTCTAAAAAGAAAATTACTTTTGAATTAGATGAAAGATATTTTAATAAAAAGGATTTGATGGATGCTACTATTAAGCATCTAAGAGAACAGGGGTATGATTTCCATTATAGGATTGTATGTAACATTAATAGTTAAAAATAGGGGGCAAAATGAAAAATAATAGTTGTATTAAAAATATTATTTACCTTATATTAATTGTAGTACTTTTTACTGTTGGAGTATTATTACTAACAAATTATAAATTTCAACTTCAACGAACGTTTGAGCATAATCTAGTATATATAACATTTATTATAATTATATTTTTCGGAGGAATAGGAATAGTATTAGGATTAGATAATCACAATGTTTTACTGAAAAAGGAAGGGACACTGAAGGTTGATAAGCCAAAACTATTGATATTAGGTATACCTTCTTTTATATTTTCAACGGCTTATATATGGGGATACTTAGGTTTAGGTAATATAATTCCAAATATTTTTTTGTATTTAATAGAAAATGACTATATAGTTGTCATTTCGAGTATAATATTGGGATATACTGTGACATCGAGCTTCTATAAAAATTAAAAAGATAGGTTTTATTTGTATCCGAGAAATTTGAATAATTTACAAACTTCATAACTGTATGCAATTTCAATAATATTTGTACTAATATACAAAAGTTTATATTATCTATATTATTCATTTTTCTTAAATAATATAGATAATTATAATTAAAAGCTAGGATGCAAAATGCAAGTCTATAAATATATTTATATAAAAAGAGTGCATCCATTTACAAATTAGCACTTTTTTCATCCTTTACAACTAAATAAATAATAAAAATACCAACTAGAATTAC from Clostridium sp. MB40-C1 includes these protein-coding regions:
- a CDS encoding aspartate ammonia-lyase, with product MLFRIESDSIGEKQVPKSAYYGVQTLRAAENFKITGLTIHPQFIIALAEVKKAAAITNMNVGLLDKRIGNAIIDACNEIIEGNLHEYFITDPIQGGAGTSMNMNANEVIANRAIEILGGEKGDYSIVHPNDHVNMGQSTNDVIPTSGKITSAKLLNPLLEKLAQLYQILKKKSEEFDYVIKMGRTQMQDAVPIRLGQEFNAYSMAIKRDINRIKATSENLLSVNMGGTAIGTGINADERYVKNIALELRKVTGLPITQAEDLIDGTQNLDCYVEVSSALKTCAVNLSKMANDFRLLSSGPRCGFGEINLPAKQNGSSIMPGKVNPVIPEVVSQVAFNVIGNDVTITMAAEAGQLELNAFEPVLFYKLFQSIDTIKNGVDTFINNCIKDITANDKRCKELVYNSVGIITAICPHVGYKKAAQIAKKAIKTNRAVTEIALEEGVLTKEEIDTILDVYNMTVPGISGEELIKNKLLKLA
- a CDS encoding sigma-54-dependent Fis family transcriptional regulator, with protein sequence MSLKDISTSVQEVAEAIAAVLHVDVTIVDKNLIRIAATGKYKNCIGKKIPKKCLFEFVLNEKKPKYSDKFYSNYICEKCSAKDTCTEFSTIGYPILKDNKVIGIIGINSFKKEQEKIIRENYDSLMIFLEKLSEVLLGNMIYSETINQLKIQTKETNQIIDGLSYGILCVDSKGMIKYINKKGKKIFGTIKENVINHSVKEFIPNVNLELTGVKYNAEKINANGKKIGLTIKNNPVIFQGKKVSSIIEINKTSDEVRDAYKLIEGEKIVKFEDIIGESKSIKDVKHISKNIAKSNSTIILRGESGTGKEIFARAIHYESDRYNAPFIAINCASIPDNLLESELFGYEGGAFSGARREGQMGKFELANGGTLFLDEIGDMPLHLQPKILRALQEQRFRRIGGKKEINVNVRIIAATNRNLEDMVNNGEFREDLYYRLNVIPIFLPNLKERGQDVLLLSEYLLRKFCNILEKENKRFSNELKDIFIKYNWPGNIRELENVIEYLVNITEEKIITPQNLPVTMQQKLYGDKVQSKLSLKSRIEKYEANILMDMINIYGNDAKGKNKIVEELGIELSTLYRKLKKYKL
- a CDS encoding dicarboxylate/amino acid:cation symporter, encoding MKKKNDMGLITKMIIGIVIGILLGLNVSEKPIMVILTIKDILGSIIFFTVPLVIFGFITPAITSLKNNASKMLGAMMGMSYLSAVGAATMSAIAGYIIIPHLNIASEAAKLQKLPKVIFKLDIAPIMPVMTALVLAIFTGIAVIWTKAEIIDKILSEIQDIVLAIVTRIVVPILPVFIAATFSELAYTGSLTKQLPVFLKVIVIVLIGHFIWLTILYSLAGAISKKNPLEVAKHYLPAYLTAVGTMSSAAALPVALKCAHKSKVLVPEVVDFAIPLGATTHLCGSVLTEMFFCMTISKILYGSVPSPGTVALFIVLFGIFAVGAPGVPGGTVMASLAIVTAVLGFDPSGVGLLIAIFALQDSFGTACNITGDAALALMLRGIFYDKDGNPKSNKNKVEQATV
- a CDS encoding serine dehydratase subunit alpha family protein, with the protein product MKNKNWEKYIKLINKEVIPAIGCTEPIAVAYAAAKARKILNKKPEIIDVFVSGNMLKNGMGVGVPGTGMVGLDIAAATGALGGTADAVLEVLKSITEKDVIEGKRMMKEGRVNVKVKGDVADLYIEVICRSGNDNARVIIEDTHINIVLVELNNKVLFKKDSNENKDSVKEVVSEENDDDVYLSVDSVYDFAVNAPLEDIKFIREKDKLNEEISKEGLSNDYGLKVGRTIEKYINKGLLADDIIISAIKRTSGGADARMAGCMMSVMSNSGSGNQGITASMPVIAVGEKLGASEEKITRALALSNLMAIHIHNYLSRLAALCGVVVAGTAASCGITYLLDGDVDAVKRAINNMLGNITGLVCDGAKTSCALKVSTAVNAAVISAMLAIENIGISEKEGIIDKNVENTIRNVGNIGSYGMKQTDKMMLDIMVAKQKGEQNIEETA
- a CDS encoding SGNH/GDSL hydrolase family protein produces the protein MRSLLLIGDSISLGYTPYLKKELEPKYNLCRVGDVAKSLLNLEAAEYSNCGDSVKVINILKNEIDNGNYYDALLINCGLHDIRRTRETYLIQVSIDSYKENLIEILKLSKMISNKVIWITTTPVIDSIHNNREVGYLRYNSDVIQYNEVAKAIFKKESLIDLYDYIDKCNLYKYCDHVHFIDEVYRLQAKFISEFLLL